In Candidatus Firestonebacteria bacterium RIFOXYD2_FULL_39_29, the sequence AACACGTTCGGGAGTTTCCTTCAGTCCTTCCCTGTTCGGATCTTCACCGATAGCAACCAGAACATCTCTGACTGCTTTTTCTATCTTTGTTTTATTCATGCTTTCCCCGCATCCGTGTTCGGCGCCGGAGAAGTTTTAAGTTCCGGCTGCTTAACTATTTCTTTTTTCTCTTCGGTTTTAGCCTCAAGCGTGCTTCCGGAAACCGGCGGAACAGGAGGTACCGGCGGTGTTCTTTTTTTACCGGTAATAATTTCTTCCACCTCTGCACCGTCAAGGGATTCCCTTTCAAGCAGCGCCAATGCTATTTTTTCAAGCTTAGCCTTATGTTTAGTAAGCAGTTTTTTCGCCTTAATGTAGCACTCTTCAATGATACATCTTACTTCTTCATCTATCTTTTTTGAGGTATCTTCCGAATAATCCTTTTCCTGCATGTAACTTCCGCCAAGAAATACTTCTCTATCCGGTCTTCCATAGGTCCTGGTTCCCAGTTTTTCGCTCATGCCATAAAAGGTAACCATTTTGTGTGCCACGTCTGTAACATGCTGAAAATCAGCGCTTGCTCCGGTGGAAACGTCTTCCATAAAAAGCTCTTCCGCTATACGCCCGCCAAGAGAGATCATAATATCCGTAATAAATTCCTTTTTGCCCCGTCCGTGTCTGTCTTCGGTAGGAAGCCTCCAGGTAACACCGAGCGCAACACCTCTTGGAATTATTGTTACCTTATGAAGGGGATCAGTCCCGGGTATTAAATTAGCTATTAAGGCATGACCCGCTTCATGAAAAGCTGTCATTCTTTTTTCTTTGTCACTTATAATGAGACTCTTTCTTTCAACACCCATATAGATCTTGTCTTTTGCATCCTCAAGCTCTTTAAGAGATATTTCTTTTTTATTGTTTCTTGCCGCTAAGAGCGCCGCTTCATTAATAAGGTTAGCAAGATCCGCGCCGGTGAAACCCGGAGTACCGCGTGCAATAATTGAAAGGTCTACATTTTTATCAAGGGGTACTTTTTTTGTATGTATCTTCATAATGGCTTCCCTGCCCTTATAGTCAGGAAGCGCAACTACCACCCGCCTGTCAAACCTGCCGGGACGAAGAAGCGCAGGATCCAGAACATCAACTCTGTTGGTTGCCGAAATAACAATAAGACCGGTATTAGTTTCAAAGCCGTCCATCTCGACCAAAAGCGCATTTAAGGTCTGTTCTCTTTCATCATGACTGCCGCCCAGTCCGGACCCCCTGCGTCGCCCTACGGCATCCAGCTCATCAATAAAAATAATACAGGGCGCATTCTTTTTTCCCTGCTCAAATAAATCTCTCACTCTGGCCGCGCCGACACCTACAAACATTTCTACAAAATCAGAACCGGAAAGAGAGAAAAACGGAACACCGGCTTCTCCCGCAACCGCTCTGGCTAAAAGAGTTTTTCCTGTTCCCGGAGAACCGATAAGAAGTACACCCTTCGGAATTTTTCCTCCGAGTTTTTGAAATTTTGTCGGTTCTTTAAGAAAATCTATAACTTCTTTTAATTCTTCCTTGGCCTCTTCCACTCCTGCCACATCCTCAAAGGTAACTTTCGTCTGATTGGAAGAGAAAAGTTTCGCTCTGCTCTT encodes:
- a CDS encoding cell division protein FtsH yields the protein MAIYFAVYLGNVKKGPAAISYSDFIALAKEGKIDTVTVMEDQKRIDGTYVLPAGSLKDAKHEAFFTFIGSDPEMWKFLREKNVNVTVKAPEQVPLWLSILVNVGPFLILGIIIFVVWKQMQGAGNSAFNFAKSRAKLFSSNQTKVTFEDVAGVEEAKEELKEVIDFLKEPTKFQKLGGKIPKGVLLIGSPGTGKTLLARAVAGEAGVPFFSLSGSDFVEMFVGVGAARVRDLFEQGKKNAPCIIFIDELDAVGRRRGSGLGGSHDEREQTLNALLVEMDGFETNTGLIVISATNRVDVLDPALLRPGRFDRRVVVALPDYKGREAIMKIHTKKVPLDKNVDLSIIARGTPGFTGADLANLINEAALLAARNNKKEISLKELEDAKDKIYMGVERKSLIISDKEKRMTAFHEAGHALIANLIPGTDPLHKVTIIPRGVALGVTWRLPTEDRHGRGKKEFITDIMISLGGRIAEELFMEDVSTGASADFQHVTDVAHKMVTFYGMSEKLGTRTYGRPDREVFLGGSYMQEKDYSEDTSKKIDEEVRCIIEECYIKAKKLLTKHKAKLEKIALALLERESLDGAEVEEIITGKKRTPPVPPVPPVSGSTLEAKTEEKKEIVKQPELKTSPAPNTDAGKA